The following are encoded in a window of Rosa chinensis cultivar Old Blush chromosome 4, RchiOBHm-V2, whole genome shotgun sequence genomic DNA:
- the LOC112197790 gene encoding pentatricopeptide repeat-containing protein At4g21880, mitochondrial isoform X8, with protein sequence MPLRRKEVSRERKQRFAFGNTQGIRFDKLVDMCANRLGTETTIQVFDKLGRETGVKECNALIKRCIEGARIAPDEVVGEKHMQLAFEIFKSMKEQGFPLEEETYGPFLEYLIDMGMTKEFCFFCRVIKDDNPLSVSRLGYYEMMLWIRVNDEKKIQELCNDIESYDGVNKSILQENYLLALCESDRTKEILKLLESMDITKFSSPDFVARIFKCLGRLLLESFAEKVLLEFKASDCAAGNTSNLIYSYVVGIPNLAVEDVISKFKNLHTKLEVTPSSVSYEKLIIYCCGSLKVHVALELVNEMSEQGLTFSMEALHSILQASSESCDFNLVHQIYSVISRGNLKPNSETFRSMINLCVKMKDYEGAYSMLSDLEKMNLTPTAAMYNAIMAGYFREKNLSGGLKVLKQMKEADVKPDSHTFSHLITNCNSEEDINMYYEEMKRSGIQVTKQVFMALVNAYAACGQFEKAKQVLLDKGIPVKSFNEIKSVLVQALASHGQLSDAFNTYEEIKQAGCSLEPKAVISLIEHLQSDEEALSRLLLLLETLNDPNYWLDGCLRTILYCVRYKHLRPAVNLLEQLRDQVCTDELALEVIFDKVFSFIAESESTSLEFGLDLLHAMKSELGLTPSRKCLDFLLHACVTAKDLQSSLFVWQEYQAAGLPYNTLSFLRMYQALLAAGDRKAAKVLGRKIPKDDPHVRSIIESCTLTYLEKKEEKKKKKKKK encoded by the exons ATGCCATTGCGCCGCAAAGAAGTTAGTCGCGAAAGGAAGCAGAGGTTTGCTTTCGGCAACACTCAGGGTATCCGTTTTGATAAGTTAGTCGACATGTGTGCCAATAGGCTAGGGACTGAAACCACTATTCAAGTGTTTGACAAATTGGGAAGAGAAACGGGTGTGAAAGAATGTAATGCATTGATAAAGAGATGCATAGAGGGAGCTAGGATTGCTCCTGATGAAGTAGTTGGAGAAAAGCATATGCAGTTGGCTTTTGAAATTTTTAAGTCAATGAAGGAACAGGGTTTCCCGCTTGAAGAGGAAACATATGGTCCGTTTCTTGAATATCTTATCGACATGGGTATGACAAAAGAGTTTTGCTTTTTCTGCCGAGTTATCAAAGATGACAACCCTTTGTCAGTTTCAAGATTAGGATACTATGAGATGATGTTGTGGATCAGAGTCAATGATGAAAAAAAGATTCAAGAGCTCTGTAATGACATTGAGAGTTACGATGGAGTAAACAAGTCAATTTTACAAG AGAATTATTTGTTAGCACTTTGTGAAAGTGACCGGACGAAGGAGATTTTGAAGCTCTTAGAAAGTATGGACATCACAAAGTTCTCATCACCGGATTTTGTGGCACGTATCTTTAAATGCCTGGGAAGGCTCCTATTGGAGTCTTTTGCAGAGAAGGTCCTTCTGGAATTTAAAGCCAGTG ACTGTGCAGCAGGGAATACTTCAAACTTGATCTATAGTTATGTTGTTGGCATTCCGAATTTAGCG GTTGAGGAtgtcatttcaaaatttaaaaactTGCACACAAAACTTGAGGTGACACCTTCATCTGTGTCATATGAGAAGCTTATCATCTACTGTTGCGGTTCACTTAAG GTGCATGTGGCTCTTGAGCTGGTGAATGAGATGTCTGAACAGGGTTTGACATTTTCGATGGAGGCATTACACTCCATTTTACAAGCTAGTAGTGAGAGTTGTGACTTTAATCTG GTTCACCAAATTTATTCAGTGATTAGCCGAGGCAATTTGAAGCCCAATAGCGAAACTTTCAGGAGTATGATAAATCTTTGTGTGAAAATGAAGGAT TATGAGGGTGCCTATAGCATGCTGAGTGATTTGGAGAAAATGAATTTGACGCCCACAGCTGCCATGTACAATGCTATAATGGCTGGATATTTCCGAGAG AAGAACTTGTCCGGTGGGTTAAAGGTTCTCAAACAAATGAAAGAAGCAGATGTAAAACCAGATTCCCACACTTTCAGCCATCTGATAACCAACTGCAACTCTGAAGAGGACATAAACATG TATTATGAAGAAATGAAGCGATCTGGAATTCAAGTTACCAAGCAAGTTTTCATGGCACTTGTAAATGCATATGCAGCTTGTGGACAGTTTGAAAAGGCAAAACAG GTACTCTTAGACAAGGGAATTCCAGTAAAGAGCTTCAATGAGATTAAAAGTGTGCTTGTCCAAGCCCTTGCATCACATGGGCAATTGTCTGATGCATTTAATACATATGAAGAGATCAAGCAAGCTGGATGCAGTTTGGAGCCGAAAGCTGTTATAAGTCTTATC GAGCACCTTCAATCTGATGAAGAAGCATTAAGCAGATTACTCCTCCTACTTGAGACACTAAATGATCCAAACTATTGGCTTGATGGTTGCTTGAGAACTATCTTATATTGTGTTCGTTACAAGCATTTAAG ACCTGCCGTCAATTTGCTTGAGCAACTCAGGGATCAGGTCTGTACTGACGAATTAGCTCTAGAAGTAATTTTTGATAAG GTGTTTTCCTTCATAGCAGAATCGGAGTCTACATCTTTAGAGTTTGGCCTAGATTTGCTTCATGCTATGAAGAGTGAGCTTGGCCTCACCCCTTCACGAAAATGTCTCGATTTTCTTCTCCACGCTTGTGTCACTGCCAAAGATCTGCAAAGTTCCCTATTTGTATGGCAAGAATATCAAGCCGCTGGCTTGCCTTACAATACCTTAAGCTTTTTAAG GATGTATCAAGCCCTTTTGGCTGCAGGGGACCGAAAGGCTGCAAAAGTTTTGGGACGTAAAATTCCTAAAGACGATCCTCATGTTCGGTCTATCATTGAATCATGTACACTGACTTATttagagaagaaggaagaaaagaaaaagaaaaagaaaaagaaatga